The Geobacter sp. AOG2 genome includes a window with the following:
- a CDS encoding TonB C-terminal domain-containing protein: MKKLMATPLGFGMTYGYVSSLAEGRSLREDIRGYYFELVEKINREWWKRAEGLKEPIRRDGIIELYLGLDGSIVSQRIYQGTGSREADQVLMDAIKAVAPFPPLPANFDQKTFIAPLRIKAPSFLFRFKN, translated from the coding sequence ATGAAAAAACTGATGGCCACCCCATTGGGGTTCGGCATGACCTATGGCTATGTCAGCAGCTTGGCGGAAGGCCGTTCGCTTCGGGAGGACATCCGCGGATATTATTTCGAACTGGTGGAGAAGATCAACCGTGAGTGGTGGAAACGGGCCGAAGGGCTGAAAGAACCAATCCGCCGGGATGGAATCATCGAATTGTACCTGGGGCTTGATGGCTCCATCGTCTCACAAAGGATATATCAGGGAACGGGATCGCGGGAAGCCGATCAGGTCCTCATGGATGCTATCAAAGCGGTGGCACCCTTCCCCCCCCTACCGGCCAACTTCGATCAGAAAACCTTCATTGCTCCTCTCAGGATAAAGGCCCCATCCTTCCTTTTCCGTTTCAAAAACTAG
- a CDS encoding AMIN domain-containing protein, with the protein MKRTLVITLFMMIIALPVVPVFAAELLDVKPVVAGNDLIVEILADIPMTYTYYKVPGQARAVVDIADADPEKVEPLIVVNKGVVSSISVDKAQIAGMVVSRVIFNLVSDADISATASADRKKLSVTFVGGKPAIDGLGKPAVPLAGSVSAPISPSDGVSAAAIPAAITKNETDPLGLDEPSTATTMSDPAAHVVDVPAPSTALPKIVPAPTASVKLEPVVPASAPHRKHTVIRAIKVGTSYVDIEANDRLEVFEQMKLTQPNRLVIDVSGATSPLNTKDIAVRRFGLKQVRIGRYSDHIRIVFDAGSSPFPNYKINPTAKGLRVSFK; encoded by the coding sequence ATGAAACGTACGCTTGTCATCACCCTGTTCATGATGATCATCGCCTTGCCCGTGGTTCCTGTCTTTGCGGCTGAACTTCTGGATGTCAAGCCGGTGGTTGCGGGGAACGATCTGATTGTGGAGATACTTGCCGACATCCCCATGACTTACACCTATTACAAGGTACCGGGGCAGGCGCGGGCGGTTGTGGATATTGCCGATGCCGACCCGGAGAAAGTTGAGCCGTTGATCGTCGTCAACAAGGGTGTTGTTTCCAGTATTAGTGTGGATAAGGCCCAGATAGCAGGGATGGTGGTCAGTCGGGTGATATTCAATCTCGTATCGGATGCGGATATTTCTGCCACGGCTTCGGCTGATCGAAAGAAATTGAGTGTGACCTTTGTCGGTGGCAAGCCGGCTATCGACGGTTTGGGAAAGCCGGCAGTTCCTCTTGCGGGATCCGTTTCGGCACCGATATCGCCCTCTGACGGCGTTTCTGCTGCGGCGATACCGGCGGCGATAACAAAAAATGAAACTGATCCATTAGGACTGGATGAACCTTCAACCGCAACCACGATGAGCGACCCGGCAGCACATGTCGTAGACGTGCCGGCACCCTCAACCGCACTGCCGAAGATCGTACCTGCTCCCACCGCTTCCGTGAAGCTGGAACCGGTGGTGCCTGCCAGCGCTCCACATCGCAAACACACGGTGATTAGGGCAATAAAGGTAGGAACATCGTATGTTGACATCGAAGCAAACGATCGTTTGGAGGTTTTTGAACAGATGAAACTGACCCAGCCGAATCGCCTGGTCATTGACGTGTCCGGTGCGACGAGCCCATTGAACACGAAGGACATCGCGGTCCGCCGGTTCGGTCTCAAGCAGGTGAGAATCGGTCGTTACTCCGACCATATCCGTATTGTTTTTGATGCCGGTAGTTCGCCGTTCCCGAATTATAAGATCAATCCGACGGCCAAGGGCCTGAGGGTCAGTTTTAAATAG
- a CDS encoding PaaI family thioesterase yields the protein MHEPHYSLPMVKDAPLPFHLPDWITLAPFESYLGMTIDEASEGKAVLSMPFRVAHCQGAGLMHGGAITSLADTALAIAIKTLLPEGTQFATIEMTMFFKSPVRWGTIRGIAEVTEKSERDITGTVAIVDEDGITAASFQARFRVKRRHDASALRN from the coding sequence ATGCACGAACCTCACTACTCGCTACCCATGGTCAAAGACGCTCCCCTCCCCTTTCACCTGCCGGATTGGATAACCTTGGCACCATTTGAATCGTATCTCGGGATGACCATTGACGAGGCTTCAGAAGGCAAAGCAGTGCTCTCCATGCCGTTCCGTGTGGCCCATTGCCAGGGTGCAGGACTCATGCACGGCGGCGCCATAACCTCGCTGGCAGATACGGCGCTCGCCATTGCCATCAAGACGCTGCTTCCCGAAGGGACTCAATTTGCAACTATCGAAATGACCATGTTCTTCAAAAGCCCGGTACGGTGGGGAACAATACGTGGAATTGCCGAGGTGACCGAGAAAAGTGAAAGGGATATTACCGGAACGGTGGCCATCGTGGACGAGGACGGTATTACGGCCGCCAGCTTCCAGGCCCGTTTTCGCGTCAAAAGACGTCACGACGCCTCTGCGCTCCGTAACTAG
- a CDS encoding HU family DNA-binding protein: protein MTKSELISAVAEKAGLKKVEAEKAVAAFITTVTGALKKGDKLSLVGFGTFSTAKRAARKGQNPQTGKKINIPAAVVPKFKPGKTLKEAVNSKK, encoded by the coding sequence GTGACAAAATCTGAACTGATTAGCGCAGTAGCTGAGAAAGCTGGGCTGAAAAAGGTTGAAGCTGAAAAAGCCGTTGCTGCTTTCATCACCACCGTAACCGGTGCCCTCAAAAAAGGTGACAAACTGAGCTTGGTCGGTTTTGGCACCTTCTCCACCGCCAAAAGAGCCGCCCGCAAGGGTCAGAATCCCCAGACCGGCAAGAAGATCAACATCCCGGCTGCTGTCGTGCCCAAGTTCAAGCCCGGCAAAACCCTCAAGGAAGCCGTCAACAGCAAGAAGTAA